The following is a genomic window from Onychomys torridus chromosome 13, mOncTor1.1, whole genome shotgun sequence.
gcaggggttggagggggaggacaggggaacccatggctgatctgtaaaattaaaacacaaatataataataaaaaagagaactaAAAAAAAGAGTATATCTTCAAAATTTCTCAACTAAATACTAGGATATTAACTCCATTAACATATATGGAAATCATATATTAAGGCCAAGAGAAATTATCCTAGTAATAAAACATCTGttcaatattcaaaataaatcaaTGCAAAACACCTTGTTAGCAAAATAATGAGTAAAACCACAAAACCACTTAAAATTTGGAGAAAAGCATTTTAGAAAATGCAGCACTTCCATGacaataaaacatacaaaatggCAGGAGTAGAATGAAAAGTCTTCcatctgattttaaaaagcagctaTAAAACCACTCAGCTAACATCAGACATAATggtgaaaaaatacaaaataaggaCTTTGatttcactgtttttatttaacattgtATTAGAAGATCTAACTATGGCAACTAGGAaagtaaatagaataaaattattcAGATTGAGAGTTGAAAAGATAGAAACACACTTGCATGTGATACTTTCTTGTAGATACAAAATGCTAGGGAATTTACAAAAgactattaaattttaaaagttcagtaAGTCAACTGGGAGGttgtggtgcaagcctttaattccagcactctggaggtagagccaggtggacttctgtgaattcaaggccagtctgggttacagagtgaattccaggaaaggcaccaaagctacacaggaaatcctgtctcgaaaaacagggGGAGAAAGTCCAGCAAGTTTGTAGGACAAAGGTCATTatccaaaaatgaaataaaatatccgGAAGTATGAAAGAAACATAACCCTTAGAAATTGGCTTAATGTAGATTTTATAGCAAACACAGGAGGACATTCATTACTGAAAGAAGTTTCAAAAGATTTAATTAGAAAGTATTTgtgtagttctcatccatttctctgtcattggatgagagggggagtaatgaagagtaaggtttgagggaaagcaagcttaggggagcaggagatcccagctgggtcaagaacagaaagggagaacaaggaataacagaccatgataaatgaagaccacatgagaacaggaagaaacaaagtgttagagaggtccccagaaatccacaatgatacatccattgttgactactggcaatggtcgagagaaagcctgaactgacctggtctggtgatcagatggccaaacatcctaactgtcgtgctggaactctcatccaataactgatggaagtggatacagagatccttggccaggccccaggtggagctccaggactccaattggcaagaaagaggagagactctaagagtgtgaattgttgagatcaagattggaaaagcacagggacaaatagccaaactaatggaaacatgtgaattatgaaccaaaggctgtggagcctccagctggatcaggccctctgaataagtgagacaactgaatagcttgaactgtttgggaggcacccaggcagtgggaccaggacctgtccttagtgcatgagctggctgtttggaaacttgggcttacacagggacacattgctcagcctggaaggaggggactggacctgcctgtactgagtctaccaggttgagctgaatccccaggggagtcttggccctggaggagatgggaatggaggggagggactagggggaaggcaggggcgggagggggaggacgggaacccatggctgatatgtaaaattaaaacacaaacataatttttttaaaaaagaaagtatttgtgGACTGGAAGACTCAATTCTGCATAAACAGTTGTATGTTCAGTGGCCAGTAGATTTAACTCTCTACAAAATCTCAGTTAACCTTTTACAGAAATTGTCAGGCCAActctaaaattcatatgaaaattcAAGGAATCTAGAAATATAAAGACAAAGTCGAAGGAGTTATGATTCCTGATTTAAAGAACTTACTGGGTTAGAAATTAGACATTTGAATATCTGAGGTTAATTGATCACATGTAAGCAATATATTTTAACTACTATATACCAGAAGTATTTAATGAAATGATTAAAgacttttatcttttcttcagtTATGCTTAAAGTGCTTGCCTACGTAACACTAGGGAGGAATTCAAGTGCCATTTAATCCCATGAATACTGTCCATCTCTCTTTGTATATTCACAGTGAAAAAATACTTCAGATATTATCTTTTATTTCAGCACTAATGATGTAATTGACGACaaaagtgtttctctgtagcaatGCACCTTACCCAATTGAGAAACCGTTTTTAGGGGTTTATTCcttattgtcttagggtttccattgctgtgatgaaacattgaAACCCAAAGCAATttaggctttatttggcttacacttccacagcactgttcatcattgaaggaagtcaggacaggaactaaaacagagtaggaacctggagacaagagctggtgcagaggccatggaggggtgctgcttattgacttgctccCCATGCTTAGCTCAGCCTGCATTCCTATAGCACTCAGGCCTACCAGCCCAGAGATAGCACCaccccaccatgggctggaccctctacCATTAATCACTCATTAAATACATGCCtaacaggcttgtctacagctagatcttatggaagcattttcttaaatgaggcccctcctctcagatgattctagcttgtgtcaaaatgatataaaaaacaGTTGCACACTTGTCATATTAAATCTCCTTTTGTTCAGATATATATTTTCCTGATAAATTTGGAGAAATAATCCACAGCACAACATGAGAGGGAACCTTTCTTGGTTCTTTATTTAAACTTGGAACATTCATTGGCtgtaacattatttaaaaatacctaCACAGAGATATTTTATATACTAAGACCAGGAATATTTAATTTGTCTTACCAACAAAACCACTGATTTCTAAGTTTGTAACCATTCCTCTTTGCTGGTGATTACTTTTGAAGACAGATCAAGAATTTTAAAGGATATAATAATCATTGAAAACTTGGGTACAGATCATACAACACCCCTgatatgtacatacacaaaccAGGGCTGAAATTCAGATCTACTGTAAATTTTGTACAAAATCATTGACCCTTCTCATTCTATTTGGGCATATTAGACAGCAGACTTGAGCAGCAACACAACAGTTCAAACTCTACTTTGCTGTTTCACACAGCACGTGACACTGGGGAAATTATTTGTGCCAAATCTCATCTTCTTCATCTATAAATCATGGACAATGCAAGGACCAACTTCACAGAGTTGATGGGAGAGGAAATGAATTAACATGTAAAATGTTGATAATTCCTCCCACTTGGTGATATATGTTAGTACTAcagaggttttatttgttttgggatTACAAAAAGAACTGGAAATAGGTGATCTCAGAACTCTTTGCCAACACGTGGaactaggaaaataaaatatagtcaaATTTTGTTTTGAACTCTTTAAGTCTAACTAGAACCTGCCTACTATGCTAGGAACTCTTCTATTTGTTCTGCTCAGGAGAtttgttttccattcatttttttaaaaagatacatccTTTTTATCCTcttcagtatttattttatatttttacttttttatgtcaGTGCTTATGCAGTTAGAAATGTAAGTATTTgagtgcattttatttattcaactgACACGTGATCAATACTTACTATAACCCACATTTTCCAATTCCAGAATATGAGAGTATGGACATATTTTAGCAGCAACTTGTTTAACATGAATCACAAATTAATCCAATAACTAAATGAAATCAGGTGCGAAAGCCTGGGAAATCTTGCATAAGGAAGATAAATGATACATCATCCTATATCCGACCTGTAACCAACAGCCTGGTAAAATGTTTCCCCATGACGCTCCAGTTTTCTTATCTTTCAGAGTACTCAAGCAGCTACTCTCCCACTGAAAACTGTTTCAGACACATTCTCtagttttcaaataaaacaatCTCCGGCCCACCCTTCACTTTCCCCTGTTCATAAGATTATGAAGAGAGGGGGGTCTCACTCTTTCATGCTCAAAATGTTTTAAGTCTGTACTTGCTTCCTCTTAGGGATTGTGATATCCACAATTTAAAGGGTGTACACAAAGCTctctataaaataaacatacccACGATCGATTGTATCATATCAAACCGGGAACCCAAATAAAGCCTCCTTGAAGAATTCCTTCCATATAGGTAGCTAAGAGAGTATATGTAAAGCCTTGAAAGAACTGTATGAACTTcgcttgtttgattttttgtcCAGCTCTGATCATGATTATATATTAAATCCTGCCACCACTTCAAGACTCCATTACCTTATTTGTTACAATCCTTGAATTCTCTCTCCAGGCCAAACATTCTGCGACTCATGCTTTACCTCATTCCTAtccagatttattttattcctcaCACTGAACATCAGACTTCTTGATTCAACAGTTCTGCTATTCGCACACCAGTGTAGAGAAATAGGAACCATCCTTAGgtgggaaaacaacaacaacttctcTTTCTTAGGATGACGTGGTAATTACTTGAAATTTTTGCACCTCTAAAAAGTGCTTATTTATGAGAACCAAACTGATGTAAGTGTCATTAAGTGGATTCAAAAATTAAGACTTTAGTTTACTTGGTTAGATTATGCAAAATACAAAGGTACTGTCAAATACCACCAATTGACCTTTGGGAAAACTGAGTTAACTTCCCGTTTCGTGCTAAAAATTCTTCTGACACATGCCCCAAAATGAAATATCTTTATTAGTTATGCAACCTAAAATAAGAATAACACTTGTAAACATGAAAAATCTAAGCATTCCTACATATTGTTGTTTGGAAATTTTCAAAAGGTTTCCGACTTGAAAATACTATTAATTTCTCAATACGGACGCAGGGTGGCGCTGCAGGCTAAGGTTATGCATAACCGGTAAAAAGCTTCCTGGTCCTTTGTGTGGCAAGACAGAATAAAAAACACGGACTGGAAGCAGCACACGAAATACCCGTCTCTGAATGGCTTTGGGCTGCGGTATACTAAATGAACAAGGGTTAAGAGCAACTGAGTAAGGAATTCTCCAACGGAGAAATCAGAATTCAGCATTCAAGCCATTCAGAGCTCCCTGAACAGTCTGAAGCAAGCACTCGCGTTTCCGCCatggagaagctggagagaaaTCATCCAAACAGGCAAGtgattcctttcctttttatgctGCTTTGGGATCAGGTTCTAGCAGTGCCTACTCAGTACTCTATCCTGGAAGAAGCAGATAGTGGCTCCTTTGTAGCCCATCTGGCAAAGGACCTAGGCCTGAGTTCTGGGGACCTGACTGCCCGGTCTGCACGGGTGGTGTCTGACTATGACAAACAGCAGTTGATTCTGGATCCTGAGACTGGGGATCTGCTTCTGAGGGAGAAACTAGACCGGGAAGAGCTGTGTGCCTCTGTGGATCCCTGTGTGCTGCATTTCCAGGTGTTCCTAGAAAAGCCAGTGCAATTTTTTCAAGGAGAATTACTGATCCAGGACATAAATGACCACTCACCAGAATTCCCAGATAAagaaatgcttttgaaaatacCAGAAAACAGCCAGCCAGGCACTCTGTTACCACTAAATTTAGCCCAGGACTTGGATGTGGGCAGCAATGGGCTACAGCAATACACAGTCAACCCCACCTCTCATTTTCATGTCCTCACTCAGAATAATAGCGAAGGCAAAAAATACCCAGAATTGGTGCAGGACAGAGCCCTAGACAGAGAGGAACAGGCAGAGCTGAGCTTGACCCTCATGGCTCTGGATGGTGGCTCTCCACCTAGGTCAGGAACAGCCATGGTTCGAATCCTGATTCTGGATATTAATGACAATGCCCCCAAATTTGTGAATACCCACTATGAGGTGCAGGTCCTGGAGAGCAGTCCCCCAGACTCCCCAGTTCTGACTGTGTTAGCACAGGATGCAGATGCTGGCAACTTTGGGAGAGTTTCCTATGGCTTGTTCCAAGCATCCGATGAAATTCAACAAACTTTCTCAATAAATGAAGTCACAGGAGAAATCCGATTGAGAAAGAAACTGgattttgaaaaaattaaatcttacCGTGTACAAATCAAGGCCACAGATGGGGGAGGTCTTTCTGGGAAGGGAGAGGTGGTGATAGAGGTGGTGGATGTGAACGACAATGCCCCAGAGCTGACCATATCTTCCCTGACCAGCTCAGTCCCAGAAAATGCTCCTGAAACTGTGGTTGCTATCTTCCGAATACGAGACAGAGACTCTGGGGAGAATGGGAAAATCATTTGTTCCATTCCAGATACTCTACCATTCATTTTAAAACCCTCTAACAAGAACTTTTACACACTGGTGACAGAGAGTCCTttggacagagagagcagagctgaGTACAACATCACCATCACAGTCACTGACATGGGCACACCCAGGCTCACAACCCAGCACACCATCACAGTGCAGGTGGCTGATGTCAACGACAACGCCCCCACCTTCACACAAACCACCTACACCCTGTTTGTCCAGGAGAACAACAGCCCCGCCCTGCACATAGGCACCATCAGCGCCACAGACTCAGACTCAGGCTCCAATGCCCACATCACATACTCTCTGCTGCCCACCCAAGACCCGCAGCTGGCCCTCAACTCACTCATCTCCATCAACGCCGACAATGGGCAGCTGTTCGCGCTCAGGGCGCTGGACTATGAGGTCCTGAAGACCTTCGAGTTCCGCGTGGGCGCCACAGACCAAGGCTCTCCTGCACTCAGCAGCCAGGCGCTGGTACAAGTGCTGGTGCTGGACGCCAACGACAATGACCCCTTCGTGCTCTACCCGCTGCAGAACGCCTCTGCACCCTGCACAGAGCTGCT
Proteins encoded in this region:
- the LOC118594593 gene encoding protocadherin beta-4-like, which translates into the protein MEKLERNHPNRQVIPFLFMLLWDQVLAVPTQYSILEEADSGSFVAHLAKDLGLSSGDLTARSARVVSDYDKQQLILDPETGDLLLREKLDREELCASVDPCVLHFQVFLEKPVQFFQGELLIQDINDHSPEFPDKEMLLKIPENSQPGTLLPLNLAQDLDVGSNGLQQYTVNPTSHFHVLTQNNSEGKKYPELVQDRALDREEQAELSLTLMALDGGSPPRSGTAMVRILILDINDNAPKFVNTHYEVQVLESSPPDSPVLTVLAQDADAGNFGRVSYGLFQASDEIQQTFSINEVTGEIRLRKKLDFEKIKSYRVQIKATDGGGLSGKGEVVIEVVDVNDNAPELTISSLTSSVPENAPETVVAIFRIRDRDSGENGKIICSIPDTLPFILKPSNKNFYTLVTESPLDRESRAEYNITITVTDMGTPRLTTQHTITVQVADVNDNAPTFTQTTYTLFVQENNSPALHIGTISATDSDSGSNAHITYSLLPTQDPQLALNSLISINADNGQLFALRALDYEVLKTFEFRVGATDQGSPALSSQALVQVLVLDANDNDPFVLYPLQNASAPCTELLPRAAEPGYLVTKVVAVDRDSGQNAWLSFQLLKATEPGLFSVWAHNGEVRTSRLLSEREAPKHRLLLLVKDNGDPPRSASVTLHVLLVDGFSQPYLPLPEVAQDPAQDEDALTLYLVIALASVSSIFLLSVLLFVGMRLCRRARAASLGGCFVPEGHFPGHLVDVSGTGTLSQSYQYEVCLSGDSGTGEFKFLKPMVPNLLLQDAGREVKESPHCRDSFLFS